From the Planktothricoides raciborskii GIHE-MW2 genome, the window CAAACATTCTGTGATGTCCTTCGCCGATAGTTTTTGATAAAAATCTTTATAAAAATATGTAATTCTTTAAAAAATCTAAAGAAATTTAATGTACAATACATATCAAGAGGATTTAAGGCAGGGCTAGAGGCTTGAGCCATGATATCTGTACGATCGCACCTGATGATTTATGCGTTTGAAACAGACAATAACCGACTCAATGTTCCAGATCGGGCTTTCATCTCCTTAGAGACTTCAGCTTTTAAAGAACCCATATAGAACCGAAATTTTTCAGAATTGCTACATCTTCACGAAACAAGTTCAGAGAAATTGTCATCAGCGATCGCTCATTGGCTAAGGACTGTCCCCTTAGCCCAACCGCAAACCTCCATAAAACCTAATCACCGAGGAGAAATGAACATTAATCATTTGCTAAGACTTTACGAAAAAGGACACAGAGAATTTAGTCATCTCCATCTCGACGGAGCCAACTTAAGCCATGTCTCTTTGATCCAGGTTAACCTAACTGGCGCAACCCTAACCAGGGCGGATCTTTCTCGTTCCTTCCTCACTAAGTCTAATCTCAATCAGGCGTCTTTAACCCAAGCCAATTTAAGTTTTATTAAAATGAATGACGGTCAATTCATTAACAGCGATTTGACCAAAGCAAATCTTAGTGGGGCTTTATTGATCAAAAGCCTGATGATGGGAGCCCAAATGAGTGGCGCGAATTTAACCGGGGCGAATCTGCGGGGAGCCGATCTGCGGGATGTCAACCTTTGTAGTGCCAATCTTCAAGGGGCTAACCTACGGGGGGTCGATTTGCGGGGCGCCGACTTGCGCTGGGCCAATCTCTATTGTGCCCGCTTAAGTGGGGCAAAACTGGATGGCGCCCTGCTTCATGGGGTGAATCTCAGTGGCGCCTATTTAAATGGCGTGAATCTTCAAGAAGTGGAGTTAAATGGCGTGAATCTGATGAACGCCAAACTCAGTGCGGCTAATCTACAAGGAGCAAAATTGGTCGCCTGCAATCTCCGAGAGGCCAAGCTTAGAGGCGCGAATTTCAGCGGGGCTAACCTGACCGGCGCCGATTTGACCGGGGCTGACATGAATCAAGCGAATTTATCCAAGACCAATTTTACGCGGGCTTGTATGAGTAAGGTCAACTTGACTGATGCCAATGTTCTCAATGCCATCATTGATGAAACTGCGTTGAATAGATCGCTGCTCACGGATACGATTAAAAAGTGCTTATCTTCGATTCACTCGGAAACAACAGCGATCGGAACCTGACGGTTATTTGTTGTCTGTTACTTGTTATTTGTTAGTGCGATTCGTTCAGGCGGAAAGTCTAGGGATAAAACCCAAAACCTGCGTCTGGTGTAGGTTCTGACCTACATAACTCTGGGGGTGTACAGGATAGTCCTGTAGACAAAGATTCCCGGAGGGTTTTTCCTCCGAGGTCATAGACACCTCACCCCACGGTAAAGATTCACTATCTTTACTCGTGAAGCGGGTAGGAAAGCTGATCATCCCTAAGCAGATGGGAAAAATCAGCAAGTCAAGCGCTCATGGGCAGCGAGAGCGAATTCCCGGCTTGAACCCTCTCCAAACAAAAGTAGCGAAACTGCTTGTTACGCTGCGTCCAAAATGGCATAGGGAAAGGTGACGAATTTAACAAGTCAGTCACAAAGGAATCCCAGAAATACCTAGGGGGACAGGGAAGACCCTAAAAGCGCATTCAACCACCACTAGGGAACGAAGTAAACCCATATTTCTCTTACCAGTAATGGTAAGTAGCGATAGTGTGTAAGCGGATGAAATATTGGGAATGGGATGTGGCAAGAAAGCTCTTTTCCGCCGGTTTTGCCAGTGGATATGCAGACGTGCCACGGCTGTGAAGTTAGCGATTATTAGTAAGTCCAAAGGACGCACAAAACCAGTCGCTTACGACATGGTGTGATTTTAAAGGGACAAAGGATGAACGCTATGCCAAACGGGAACGTTTAACGACTTCCCCATTAGGATGCTATTGGTTTAGCAAGCGCAGCTAGGAGCGGAGTGCCGCGAAAGTGGCACGCTCCGTTCTGAATGGGAGGTGGGAGTTGTGAAGCTCCCATCGACCCCTACCAGTTAGGCAGACAAATAACGAATAACGAATAACGAATAACTATTTCGATCGCCTATTCTTAGACTGGGGCGGTAAGAAATCAGTATAAGGTTGGTAGAAGCTGTAAGGAGGCGAAAAGTGACTCGGATCAAATGCCTGCGAACGATAGGGATAACGGCGAGGATGCTGTATGAGCATGGCGATCGCGCCAACAACCATAATGCTACCGCCAACCACCAAAACCAGAACCACACCGGCGATCGCCCACAAAAGGTTAGTTTGGAACATCGCCGCTTGTTCATAGCGATCTAATCGGGGGTTTCTTTGGTCTAATCTCAAACTCTCGATCGCCCGTTGTTGTTCTTGCAACTGCATCGTCAGTCGTTCGGTTTGAATTTTTTGTTGCTCCAAGCTGCTTCTAAGTTGCTCAATCAACTGACGTTGTTGTTCCAGACTCTTTTTTAACTCGTCGGTACTGGCTTGTTGTAGCACCAATTGACTATTCCACTGATCAAAATTATTTGGCGATCCCGGTGGGGTCGGTACTGGGAGAAGGGACAATGACTCCCCCCCCTCTGGTGGAGAACCCAAATTGGCACCTAACCCCGCCAAAGACCCAAAGCCAAAATTGAAACATCCTTTAAAAAACAAGAGAGCTAAAACCCCTGTAACGGCACAGCCCCCTAAAAATGCCGTAGTATTTTTCATGGATCCCCTTTCTTTGGTACTACGGCGAAATCACAAGCCATGAACATTGGATATCTGGACTTGCAACGCCCTTGCTTGAACATACTAACCGAAACCAAGAAGATCAATAAGAATCCCTACCCACAAATCCCTATTTATTCAAAATTTTGACAAAAATATTCACAAGGGAGACATTTTTCCCAATTTTCTGCTATAATCAAATTTAACTGCGGACATGGCGGAATTGGTAGACGCGCTAGATTTAGGTTCTAGTTCAGCAATGAGTGAAGGTTCAAGTCCTTTTGTCCGCATCTTTAGGTTGAGGCCATTGAGCGTTGACCAAAAAATAATCTACCCGACTTGAATGCGTTAGCCAAAAAATAGGTTACAATAGTAAGTCTCTGTCTAACGACAGTATGTTAATTATTCATTCCCAACACGCCAATGGCTGTCCCAAAGAAGAAAACCTCCAAAACCAAACGCGATCAACGTAAAGCCCACTGGAAGAGAAAAGCCGCTATCCAAGCTGAAAAAGCACTGTCTATTGGTAAATCTATTTTAACTGGACAGGCCAAGGGCTTTGTTTATCCTCCAAGTGAAAAACAAAACGAAGAAGACGAAGAATAAATCCCAGTTATTATTGGGTTTGGTAAAACAGGGCTTCCCAATGCCCTGTTTTTTTACTTTTTAGCCGTGGGCTTTAGCCGTGGGCAAAATCAGCATGGCATCCCCAAAGGAATAAAAGCGATACTGGTGTGCGATCGCTTCTTGATATAAGTCCAACAAACGCTGGCGTCCCACCAAAGCGCTAACCAGCATCAATAGACTCGATTTAGGTAGATGAAAATTCGTAATCAAGCCATCCACCACCTGCCACTGATAACCCGGATAAATAAATAAATCGGTCTTACCACACAAAGGTTGTAACTCGCCTCCTGCGGCTGCCCCTTCCAGCGATCGCACCGCTGTCGTCCCCACCGCAATAACTCGTCCCCCTTGGGCCTTAGTTTCCCGGATTTTGGCCACCGTTGACTCTGGCACCAGCGCCCACTCTGAATGCATCTCGTGTTGCGTCACATTCTCCACTTCCACCGGGCGAAACGTCCCCACGCCCACATTTAAAGTCACAAAAGCTCGTTGGATCCTCCGTTGCTCTAAGCGGGTGAGTAACTCTTCCGTAAAATGAAGTCCAGCGGTAGGGGCTGCCACAGAACCGGGTTTTTCCGCATAAACCGTTTGATATTGGGAGGGTAAAGCCGAAGATTTGGTGATGTAGGGAGGCAAGGGTACATGACCATAAACTTGCAAAACTTGCGCCAAAGTAGCGCCGGTTGGTAGAAATAACTCAATAAATCGACCCCCGGTTGACTCCTCCGTTGCTAAGACCTTGGCCGTAAACGGAGCCGGAATTGCTCCATTTTGTAAAGCTTCAGATTGTAAAGCTTCAGATGCTGGCTCAAATTCGATCTGGGCGCCTGGTTTTAATCGTCTCCCGGGTTTAACCAATGCTAACCAAATATTCGCCTGGGATTCTTCGAGCAACAAGACTTCAACTGGGGCGCCCGTAGATTTACGACCGTATAGACGCGCTTGAATCACACGAGTATTATTTAAAATCAGCAAATCCCCCGGTTGGAGCAATTCTGGTAACTCGCGGAAAATATGATGACTGTGTTCTGTGGGACTTTTCACCACCAGTAAGCGAGACGCATCTCTGGGCACCACTGGATTCTGGGCAATTCTTTCCTCTGGTAGTTTATAGTCATAAGCCGTTAACATAAGGTCAAAATTTTGACTCTCACTCATTCTTTGCCCTCCAAAGCGATTTATTTTTAAAACAGATCAGTCCACGGGATAAAAAATAACAGGTAGAAAAATTTGGGTAAATCCCCCCATAAGATATTAGGGATAATCCCGATGCTGATGGGGACAAAAAATTAAGAAAATATTAATTGTAGCGTTGTCTTTGCCATAAGCGATCGGATATGGAATACATTTATTTTTTCCCCAATGGCAGTCTCTCCATTCGAGTGGTTGAATATCTCCGCAATGCCATACACCTGCCCGTTGTCTTTGTGACGGTGATTCATCT encodes:
- the rpmF gene encoding 50S ribosomal protein L32 codes for the protein MAVPKKKTSKTKRDQRKAHWKRKAAIQAEKALSIGKSILTGQAKGFVYPPSEKQNEEDEE
- the queA gene encoding tRNA preQ1(34) S-adenosylmethionine ribosyltransferase-isomerase QueA — translated: MSESQNFDLMLTAYDYKLPEERIAQNPVVPRDASRLLVVKSPTEHSHHIFRELPELLQPGDLLILNNTRVIQARLYGRKSTGAPVEVLLLEESQANIWLALVKPGRRLKPGAQIEFEPASEALQSEALQNGAIPAPFTAKVLATEESTGGRFIELFLPTGATLAQVLQVYGHVPLPPYITKSSALPSQYQTVYAEKPGSVAAPTAGLHFTEELLTRLEQRRIQRAFVTLNVGVGTFRPVEVENVTQHEMHSEWALVPESTVAKIRETKAQGGRVIAVGTTAVRSLEGAAAGGELQPLCGKTDLFIYPGYQWQVVDGLITNFHLPKSSLLMLVSALVGRQRLLDLYQEAIAHQYRFYSFGDAMLILPTAKAHG
- a CDS encoding pentapeptide repeat-containing protein, translated to MNINHLLRLYEKGHREFSHLHLDGANLSHVSLIQVNLTGATLTRADLSRSFLTKSNLNQASLTQANLSFIKMNDGQFINSDLTKANLSGALLIKSLMMGAQMSGANLTGANLRGADLRDVNLCSANLQGANLRGVDLRGADLRWANLYCARLSGAKLDGALLHGVNLSGAYLNGVNLQEVELNGVNLMNAKLSAANLQGAKLVACNLREAKLRGANFSGANLTGADLTGADMNQANLSKTNFTRACMSKVNLTDANVLNAIIDETALNRSLLTDTIKKCLSSIHSETTAIGT